A single region of the Phyllostomus discolor isolate MPI-MPIP mPhyDis1 chromosome 14, mPhyDis1.pri.v3, whole genome shotgun sequence genome encodes:
- the DENND2D gene encoding DENN domain-containing protein 2D isoform X2 → MLRLFGKRLSWLPRLRAGSVQGQPGEAAKEPERASEHCLPGLSGGQHFFEYLLVVSLKKQRSGESYEPTITYQFPKRENLLRGQQEEEERLLSAIPLFCFPDGNEWAPLTEYPRETFSFVLTNVDGSRKIGYCRRLLPAGPGPRLPKVYCIISCIGCFGLFSKILDEVEKRHQISMAVIYPFMQGLREAAFPAPGKTVTLKSFIPDSGTEFISLTRPLDSHLEHVDFSSLLECLSFEQILQIFASAVLERRIIFLAEGLSTLSQCIHAAAALLYPFSWAHTYIPVVPESLLATVCCPTPFMVGVQMRFQQEVMESPMEEVLLVNLCEGTFLKSVGDEKDILPPKLQDDILSSLSQGIDGSHTSEKINEHVSGPFVQFFVKTVGHYASHIKRESSGQGHFQERAFCKALTSKAKRRFVKKFVKTQLFSLFIQEAEKSKNPPAGYFQRKILEYEEQKKQKNPRERTVK, encoded by the exons ATGCTCAGGCTGTTTGGCAAACGGCTGTCTTGGCTGCCTCGACTCCGAGCAG GGTCTGTCCAGGGCCAGCCGGGCGAAGCTGCCAAGGAGCCAGAAAGGGCCTCGGAGCACTGTCTGCCCGGCCTCAGCGGAGGGCAGCACTTCTTTGAATACCTCCTCGTGGTTTCCCTCAAAAAACAGCGCTCAGGGGAGAGCTATGAGCCCACGATCACCTACCAGTTTCCCAAG CGGGAGAACCTGCTTCGGGgtcagcaggaggaggaggagcgtcTGCTCAGTGCCATCCCCTTGTTTTGCTTCCCAGATGGGAACGAGTGGGCCCCACTCACGGAGTATCCCAG GGAGACCTTCTCCTTCGTCCTGACCAACGTGGACGGGAGCAGGAAGATCGGATACTGCAGGCGCCTCCTG CCTGCCGGCCCGGGCCCTCGGCTCCCCAAGGTGTACTGCATCATCAGCTGCATTGGCTGCTTCGGCCTGTTCTCCAAG ATCCTGGACGAGGTGGAGAAGAGGCACCAGATCTCCATGGCGGTCATCTACCCGTTCATGCAGGGCCTCCGGGAGGCGGCCTTCCCTGCGCCCGGGAAGACCGTCACTCTCAAGAGCTTCATCCCTGACTCGGGCACTGAG TTCATCTCCTTGACGCGGCCCCTGGACTCCCACCTGGAACACGTGGACTTCAGTTCTCTGCTGGAGTGCCTCAGCTTCGAACAGATTCTTCAGATCTTCGCCTCGGCGGTGCTGGAGAGGAGGATCATCTTCCTGGCCGAAGGTCTCAG CACCCTGTCTCAGTGCATCCACGCCGCCGCCGCGCTGCTCTACCCCTTCAGCTGGGCCCACACCTACATCCCCGTCGTCCCCGAGAGCCTCCTGGCCACCgtctgctgccccacccccttcatGGTCGGCGTTCAGATGCGCTTCCAGCAGGAGGTTATGGAGAGCCCCATGGAAGAG GTCCTGCTGGTGAATCTTTGTGAAGGAACCTTCTTAAAGTCC GTTGGTGACGAAAAAGACATCCTCCCGCCCAAGCTTCAGGACGACATCTTGAGCTCGCTCAGTCAGGGGATCGATGGGTCCCACA CTTCAGAAAAAATCAACGAGCATGTTTCAGGCCCCTTCGTGCAGTTCTTTGTCAAGACCGTGGGTCACTACGCTTCCCACATCAAGCGGGAATCGAGCGGGCAAGGCCACTTCCAGGAACGGGCCTTCTGCAAGGCCCTGACCTCCAAGGCCAAGCGGCGGTTCGTGAAGAAGTTCGTGAAGACACAGCTCTTCTCCCTCTTCATCCAGGAGGCCGAGAAGAGCAAGAACCCTCCTGCAG GCTATTTCCAACGGAAAATACTTGAATACGAGgaacagaagaaacagaagaaccCAAGGGAAAGGACTGTGAAGTAA
- the DENND2D gene encoding DENN domain-containing protein 2D isoform X1: MDGLSRRLRASLRLKRGRGGSVQGQPGEAAKEPERASEHCLPGLSGGQHFFEYLLVVSLKKQRSGESYEPTITYQFPKRENLLRGQQEEEERLLSAIPLFCFPDGNEWAPLTEYPRETFSFVLTNVDGSRKIGYCRRLLPAGPGPRLPKVYCIISCIGCFGLFSKILDEVEKRHQISMAVIYPFMQGLREAAFPAPGKTVTLKSFIPDSGTEFISLTRPLDSHLEHVDFSSLLECLSFEQILQIFASAVLERRIIFLAEGLSTLSQCIHAAAALLYPFSWAHTYIPVVPESLLATVCCPTPFMVGVQMRFQQEVMESPMEEVLLVNLCEGTFLKSVGDEKDILPPKLQDDILSSLSQGIDGSHTSEKINEHVSGPFVQFFVKTVGHYASHIKRESSGQGHFQERAFCKALTSKAKRRFVKKFVKTQLFSLFIQEAEKSKNPPAGYFQRKILEYEEQKKQKNPRERTVK, encoded by the exons ATGGATGGGCTCAGCCGCCGCCTCCGAGCCAGCCTGAGACTGAAGCGCGGCCGTGGGG GGTCTGTCCAGGGCCAGCCGGGCGAAGCTGCCAAGGAGCCAGAAAGGGCCTCGGAGCACTGTCTGCCCGGCCTCAGCGGAGGGCAGCACTTCTTTGAATACCTCCTCGTGGTTTCCCTCAAAAAACAGCGCTCAGGGGAGAGCTATGAGCCCACGATCACCTACCAGTTTCCCAAG CGGGAGAACCTGCTTCGGGgtcagcaggaggaggaggagcgtcTGCTCAGTGCCATCCCCTTGTTTTGCTTCCCAGATGGGAACGAGTGGGCCCCACTCACGGAGTATCCCAG GGAGACCTTCTCCTTCGTCCTGACCAACGTGGACGGGAGCAGGAAGATCGGATACTGCAGGCGCCTCCTG CCTGCCGGCCCGGGCCCTCGGCTCCCCAAGGTGTACTGCATCATCAGCTGCATTGGCTGCTTCGGCCTGTTCTCCAAG ATCCTGGACGAGGTGGAGAAGAGGCACCAGATCTCCATGGCGGTCATCTACCCGTTCATGCAGGGCCTCCGGGAGGCGGCCTTCCCTGCGCCCGGGAAGACCGTCACTCTCAAGAGCTTCATCCCTGACTCGGGCACTGAG TTCATCTCCTTGACGCGGCCCCTGGACTCCCACCTGGAACACGTGGACTTCAGTTCTCTGCTGGAGTGCCTCAGCTTCGAACAGATTCTTCAGATCTTCGCCTCGGCGGTGCTGGAGAGGAGGATCATCTTCCTGGCCGAAGGTCTCAG CACCCTGTCTCAGTGCATCCACGCCGCCGCCGCGCTGCTCTACCCCTTCAGCTGGGCCCACACCTACATCCCCGTCGTCCCCGAGAGCCTCCTGGCCACCgtctgctgccccacccccttcatGGTCGGCGTTCAGATGCGCTTCCAGCAGGAGGTTATGGAGAGCCCCATGGAAGAG GTCCTGCTGGTGAATCTTTGTGAAGGAACCTTCTTAAAGTCC GTTGGTGACGAAAAAGACATCCTCCCGCCCAAGCTTCAGGACGACATCTTGAGCTCGCTCAGTCAGGGGATCGATGGGTCCCACA CTTCAGAAAAAATCAACGAGCATGTTTCAGGCCCCTTCGTGCAGTTCTTTGTCAAGACCGTGGGTCACTACGCTTCCCACATCAAGCGGGAATCGAGCGGGCAAGGCCACTTCCAGGAACGGGCCTTCTGCAAGGCCCTGACCTCCAAGGCCAAGCGGCGGTTCGTGAAGAAGTTCGTGAAGACACAGCTCTTCTCCCTCTTCATCCAGGAGGCCGAGAAGAGCAAGAACCCTCCTGCAG GCTATTTCCAACGGAAAATACTTGAATACGAGgaacagaagaaacagaagaaccCAAGGGAAAGGACTGTGAAGTAA